A section of the Solitalea canadensis DSM 3403 genome encodes:
- a CDS encoding alpha/beta hydrolase-fold protein has translation MLKRLSVLVLFALLSVLCRAQVVIKIQSVPANTSSFDKLYLAGNLNNWNPGDEKFMFKRSSDGTYSLTLNLIPGKYEFKVTRGSWEKTEVDSIGNPIRNRFAELQGNETIVLDVDGWSDTYMKQLVHTASKNVYLIDSVFYIPQLETHRRVWIYLPTSYFDKSTKKKKYPVLYMHDGQNLFDDYYAPYGEWDIDEILDSLKKEIIVVGIDHGGNERLNDYSPYQNLKYGGGKGNKYLDFVVNTLRPYINSNYRTLKDQQNTGIMGSSMGGLISFYGGIKYNKIFGKIGVFSPSFWFHPIIYDYAEKWKPERKSRIYLLAGEKESDSLVYEVKRMENILVKKGLKDDELKVVFKPDGRHAEWFWRREFPEAINWLFPEPQNATIVRRILHRFK, from the coding sequence ATGCTAAAGAGATTATCAGTTTTAGTATTATTTGCTTTACTCTCCGTTTTATGCAGGGCCCAGGTAGTTATTAAAATTCAATCGGTGCCGGCAAATACTTCCTCTTTTGATAAACTTTACCTTGCAGGAAATCTCAATAATTGGAATCCAGGGGATGAAAAGTTTATGTTTAAAAGGTCTTCAGATGGGACCTATTCACTAACGCTTAATTTAATACCCGGTAAATATGAGTTTAAAGTAACCCGTGGAAGTTGGGAGAAAACGGAGGTGGATAGTATTGGCAATCCGATCAGGAATAGGTTTGCTGAACTACAAGGTAATGAAACAATTGTTTTGGATGTAGATGGTTGGAGTGATACTTACATGAAACAATTGGTACATACCGCATCAAAAAACGTATACCTGATTGATTCAGTATTTTATATTCCGCAGTTAGAGACTCACCGTAGGGTGTGGATCTATTTACCAACCTCTTATTTTGATAAATCAACCAAAAAGAAAAAATACCCGGTGCTTTATATGCACGATGGACAAAATCTTTTCGACGATTATTATGCACCCTATGGTGAGTGGGATATTGACGAGATTCTGGATAGCTTAAAAAAGGAAATAATTGTTGTTGGTATTGATCATGGTGGAAATGAGCGATTGAATGATTACTCGCCTTATCAGAATTTAAAATATGGAGGTGGTAAGGGCAATAAATACCTTGATTTTGTAGTCAACACTTTACGCCCATACATTAATAGTAACTACCGGACATTAAAGGATCAGCAAAATACAGGGATTATGGGAAGCTCGATGGGTGGATTGATCTCATTTTATGGAGGTATTAAATACAATAAAATATTTGGGAAAATTGGCGTCTTTTCTCCTTCTTTTTGGTTTCATCCGATTATTTATGATTATGCAGAAAAATGGAAACCTGAACGCAAATCCCGAATCTATCTATTAGCAGGAGAAAAAGAGAGTGATTCGTTAGTTTACGAGGTAAAACGGATGGAAAACATTCTTGTAAAAAAAGGACTGAAAGATGACGAACTAAAAGTGGTTTTTAAGCCAGATGGCCGTCATGCCGAATGGTTCTGGAGAAGAGAGTTTCCTGAAGCAATAAACTGGTTATTTCCTGAGCCTCAAAATGCAACAATAGTGCGAAGGATTCTTCACCGTTTTAAATAA
- a CDS encoding TonB-dependent receptor has translation MKLKVYLIILFICFCAPAFAQKIIKGKVYDATTLEPLSGVSVYITGTTKGANTNAQGAFAFSADNDNSITVSLLGYETKLVTANDKSLSIALKQSTANMQEVIVTASREVQLRRDAPVAVSKIGAKVIEETQPTVINELINKVPGVVMTNLNNEQHSMSIRQPLTTNPYFLYMEDGIPIRPLGVFNHNALLEMNVTSINSVEVVKGPSSSLYGSEAIGGAINFITLKPSAIPSAKVSVQGDNYGYLRGQFSAGGYVNEKLGVIASGFIARQRDSWLTYSDYDKGSINLRTDYKLSNRSNLIFSATYDKYYSEMTGSVDSSGFYNKKYKSNNSFTYRDVMALRARVTHEFTINPSTALHTSVYYRNNSIGQLPSYAIKNSKNASISYGQINENSFRSLGVISQGSKRFKFLTSKLITGVSVDYSPNDYIANFVEIQRDPSTGNYPGFTNRPDSLLTDYNARISNVGTYLQYEFSPLNHLIIVVGGRYDYINYNFNNHLPSTAYTGAADSKNSFNKFTPKFGATYNFTSGVGGYVNFSQGFVPPSVNQLYSGVKVPTLQPAVFNNYEVGGWITLLNDKLYADVSLYRMCGKNEIVNYRFPDNSTEYQNSGETLHQGVEYSINYTPVHQWTLRFGGTNAIHKYEEYKINSKEDFSGKYMPQAPKFVANAEVTYRPEFVKGFRIAAEWQRISTYFLDNANTQQYSDETLFGFKGVSALNLRAGYNFKGIEIFCNAFNITNELYAHTASLGAYGKNYTPAAPRNFVMGLSYQFSRK, from the coding sequence ATGAAGCTGAAAGTATACCTTATTATACTGTTCATATGTTTCTGTGCACCTGCTTTTGCACAGAAAATTATAAAAGGAAAAGTTTACGATGCAACTACGCTGGAGCCTTTGTCGGGAGTATCTGTTTACATTACAGGCACCACCAAAGGAGCAAACACAAATGCCCAGGGTGCTTTTGCATTTTCTGCAGATAACGACAATTCAATTACAGTATCGCTGCTAGGTTATGAAACCAAACTAGTAACGGCTAATGATAAAAGCCTGTCAATAGCCCTAAAGCAATCAACTGCTAATATGCAAGAAGTGATTGTAACAGCAAGTCGTGAAGTGCAGTTACGCCGGGATGCTCCTGTTGCAGTTAGCAAAATAGGGGCTAAGGTTATTGAGGAAACCCAGCCAACCGTTATCAATGAGTTGATAAATAAGGTTCCTGGTGTTGTAATGACCAATCTGAATAATGAACAGCACAGCATGTCTATTCGCCAACCCTTAACCACTAACCCTTACTTTTTATACATGGAGGATGGTATTCCGATTCGTCCGTTGGGAGTATTCAATCATAACGCATTGTTAGAGATGAATGTAACCTCTATAAATTCTGTAGAAGTAGTGAAAGGACCATCTTCATCATTGTATGGTAGTGAAGCTATTGGCGGGGCTATTAATTTCATCACACTTAAACCTTCTGCCATTCCTTCAGCAAAAGTTAGTGTACAGGGCGATAATTACGGCTATTTGCGTGGACAATTTAGTGCCGGTGGTTATGTAAATGAAAAATTGGGTGTAATTGCAAGTGGCTTTATTGCTCGTCAGCGCGACAGCTGGTTAACTTATAGTGATTATGATAAGGGCTCAATTAATCTTAGAACTGATTATAAGTTGAGTAACCGATCTAACCTGATTTTTTCGGCAACGTATGATAAATACTATTCAGAAATGACAGGGTCTGTTGATAGTTCAGGTTTCTACAATAAAAAATATAAATCCAATAATTCGTTTACATACCGTGATGTAATGGCGCTTAGAGCAAGAGTTACTCATGAATTTACAATAAACCCTTCTACCGCTTTGCATACTTCAGTTTACTATCGCAACAATAGTATTGGACAACTTCCAAGTTATGCGATTAAGAATAGTAAAAATGCATCTATTTCCTACGGGCAAATTAATGAAAACAGCTTTCGGAGTTTGGGTGTGATCTCACAGGGAAGTAAGCGATTTAAATTTTTAACCAGTAAACTAATAACAGGAGTATCTGTGGATTATTCTCCAAATGATTATATCGCCAATTTTGTCGAAATCCAAAGAGATCCGTCAACAGGGAATTATCCCGGCTTTACAAATAGGCCCGATTCTTTATTAACAGATTACAATGCCAGAATTTCAAATGTAGGCACTTATCTGCAGTATGAGTTTAGTCCTCTAAATCATTTGATTATTGTAGTAGGGGGCCGATACGATTATATCAATTATAATTTTAATAATCACTTGCCTTCAACCGCTTATACGGGTGCTGCTGATAGTAAGAATAGCTTCAATAAGTTTACCCCTAAGTTTGGTGCTACTTATAATTTCACTTCCGGAGTGGGGGGTTATGTGAACTTTAGCCAGGGATTTGTTCCTCCTTCGGTTAATCAGCTTTATAGTGGAGTTAAAGTGCCAACATTACAACCAGCTGTTTTTAATAATTATGAAGTAGGTGGATGGATAACCTTATTAAATGACAAGTTGTACGCAGATGTGAGTTTATACAGAATGTGTGGAAAGAATGAAATTGTAAACTACCGTTTTCCTGATAATTCAACCGAATACCAAAATTCCGGAGAAACTTTACATCAGGGAGTAGAATACAGTATAAACTATACGCCTGTTCACCAATGGACACTACGATTTGGCGGAACGAATGCGATTCATAAATACGAAGAGTATAAAATAAATTCGAAAGAAGATTTTAGTGGAAAATACATGCCTCAGGCTCCAAAATTTGTGGCCAATGCAGAAGTTACCTATCGTCCTGAATTTGTTAAAGGATTTAGAATTGCGGCTGAATGGCAACGCATAAGCACCTATTTTCTGGATAATGCTAATACGCAACAATACAGCGACGAAACGTTGTTTGGCTTTAAAGGTGTAAGTGCATTAAATCTTCGGGCCGGTTATAATTTCAAAGGAATTGAGATTTTCTGTAATGCCTTTAATATTACCAATGAGCTTTATGCACATACAGCAAGTTTGGGTGCTTATGGTAAAAATTATACCCCGGCAGCTCCCCGAAATTTTGTAATGGGTTTATCTTATCAGTTTTCCAGAAAATAA
- a CDS encoding PepSY-associated TM helix domain-containing protein, whose product MIKRNIYKWHRSLSVLIALPVIMWTLSGIMHPVMTSFKPKVKNQFLASENIDLSKAKIPLDAALLNNHITTISNFRLVEIGDSLYYQIMKYDDQLLYINAETGILNKYAEERYAKKIAQQLLGDSTSKAVSVELLKDFDEEYLAINRLLPVYKVSFDRADGIRLYVDATTDRLGLAMDNNRAIFHSFFRNFHSWEFLDHLGNFRLFTLTLIASIAFVTAILGIYITFITKSNKAKSNQNSSVKYRRLHRQIAIVVSITTLMFTFSGAYHAIVKIEPDTRQNYFVKNDFNVTELKFDLDSVAKRYQVKNISIIKMNDTTYLRLSCSADKGFNKEACCEKMLVAASKFGLEKKKDAPVIHYLSLHSLTELANGDVQYARFMAEKFSKNEDIVSVTPITEFKGEYGFINKRLPVYKVQYKANDNERWYVEPSTGELAAKINDTNLREGLSFAMLHKFHFVDDIGKTTRDVLTVIAALGNLAVALIGIVLLVFWYKKKYIKARV is encoded by the coding sequence ATGATTAAAAGAAATATCTATAAATGGCATCGTTCCCTAAGTGTATTAATTGCCTTGCCGGTAATTATGTGGACGCTCAGCGGAATTATGCATCCTGTAATGACATCCTTTAAACCAAAGGTGAAAAATCAGTTTTTGGCTTCGGAGAATATTGATTTGTCAAAAGCTAAAATTCCCTTGGATGCGGCATTACTTAACAATCATATAACTACTATATCAAATTTCCGATTGGTTGAAATAGGAGATAGTCTGTACTATCAAATTATGAAGTATGATGATCAATTGCTTTATATTAATGCAGAAACCGGAATTCTAAACAAATATGCAGAAGAGAGGTATGCAAAAAAGATTGCCCAGCAATTGTTAGGGGACTCAACTTCTAAGGCTGTTTCAGTAGAGCTACTAAAGGATTTTGATGAAGAATATTTAGCTATTAACCGATTGCTCCCGGTTTACAAAGTTTCTTTCGATCGTGCGGATGGAATAAGGTTATATGTCGATGCAACAACCGACCGCTTAGGTTTGGCGATGGATAATAATCGGGCAATATTTCATTCTTTCTTTCGAAATTTTCATAGTTGGGAGTTTTTAGATCATCTGGGAAATTTCAGGTTGTTTACACTCACCCTGATAGCTTCCATTGCTTTTGTAACTGCAATACTAGGTATTTATATCACCTTTATTACTAAATCTAACAAGGCAAAGAGCAATCAGAATTCTTCGGTAAAATACCGTAGACTACATCGTCAAATTGCCATTGTTGTTTCGATAACAACCTTGATGTTTACATTTAGTGGCGCCTACCATGCTATAGTGAAAATTGAGCCAGATACTCGTCAGAATTATTTTGTTAAAAATGATTTTAACGTTACTGAACTGAAGTTTGATTTGGATTCTGTTGCGAAACGTTACCAAGTTAAAAACATCTCCATCATAAAGATGAATGACACCACTTATTTGCGTTTAAGCTGCTCAGCTGATAAAGGCTTTAATAAGGAAGCGTGTTGTGAGAAAATGTTGGTTGCCGCATCTAAATTTGGACTTGAAAAGAAAAAGGATGCCCCGGTTATTCATTATTTAAGTCTCCATTCATTAACAGAATTAGCCAATGGTGATGTGCAATATGCACGTTTCATGGCTGAAAAATTCAGCAAAAATGAAGATATAGTTTCAGTCACGCCGATTACAGAGTTCAAAGGCGAATACGGTTTTATTAATAAACGTTTACCAGTTTACAAGGTTCAATATAAAGCTAATGATAATGAACGCTGGTACGTAGAACCCTCAACAGGTGAACTGGCTGCCAAAATTAACGACACAAACCTACGCGAAGGATTGAGCTTTGCCATGCTGCACAAGTTTCATTTCGTCGATGATATAGGAAAAACAACCCGAGATGTATTAACAGTAATAGCAGCTTTAGGAAATTTAGCAGTAGCGTTAATTGGCATTGTTCTACTAGTGTTTTGGTATAAGAAAAAGTACATAAAAGCAAGAGTATAA
- a CDS encoding endonuclease domain-containing protein — MNDSLHFDAYPSLFEKARLLRKRSTAAEDLLWNCLRDRNLNGIKFRRQHPILTYIVDFYAHSHKLIIEVDGGYHLTKEQQEYDEGRSFELRELGLTIVRFSNDEVMYDLNYVLMRILGEIA; from the coding sequence ATGAATGACTCTTTGCATTTTGATGCATATCCCTCTCTTTTTGAAAAAGCTCGATTATTACGTAAAAGATCTACTGCAGCTGAAGATTTACTTTGGAATTGTTTAAGAGATCGAAATTTAAATGGGATAAAATTTCGTCGTCAACATCCAATTCTTACTTATATCGTGGATTTTTATGCGCATTCTCATAAATTAATCATTGAGGTTGATGGCGGATATCACTTAACAAAAGAACAGCAAGAATATGATGAAGGAAGATCTTTTGAGCTGAGGGAATTGGGATTGACAATTGTTCGGTTTAGTAATGATGAGGTTATGTATGATTTAAATTATGTTTTGATGAGGATTTTGGGGGAAATAGCTTGA
- a CDS encoding lipocalin family protein, whose translation MIILSIACQSSSMDGTVQSVNLEKFSGKWYSLSSIPTGFDNNWRETTQTYRINSKGYIDILTTYRRIKDRIQQSSTAKGFIVRGTNNAAWKIQFVWPFKSDYWIIELADDYSYAVVGHPKKKWLFILSRRPFLEPKLFQDIIRRCKDKGYNTDRLVSQDHEPENSQQRIDPTL comes from the coding sequence ATGATTATTCTCAGCATAGCGTGCCAAAGCAGTTCAATGGATGGAACGGTTCAATCTGTAAACCTGGAAAAATTTTCCGGTAAATGGTATTCCCTTTCCTCAATCCCAACTGGGTTCGATAATAACTGGCGTGAAACAACGCAAACCTATCGCATCAATTCAAAGGGTTATATTGATATTCTTACCACTTACCGAAGAATAAAGGATCGCATTCAGCAGTCTTCAACAGCAAAAGGTTTTATTGTTCGAGGAACTAACAATGCTGCATGGAAAATTCAGTTCGTATGGCCTTTCAAAAGTGACTATTGGATAATTGAATTGGCTGATGATTATTCTTATGCGGTAGTTGGTCACCCTAAAAAGAAATGGCTATTTATCTTATCAAGAAGGCCTTTCCTGGAGCCAAAGCTTTTTCAGGATATTATCAGAAGGTGTAAGGATAAAGGTTATAATACGGATCGATTGGTTTCTCAAGATCATGAACCGGAAAATTCGCAACAGAGGATTGATCCAACGCTATAA
- the mdh gene encoding malate dehydrogenase has translation MKITVVGAGAVGATCADNIARKELASEVVLLDIKEGFAEGKAMDMMQTAMLLGFDTKITGSTNDYTKTAGSDVVVITSGLPRKPGMTREELIGINAGIVKGVAENILKHSPDAIFVIISNPMDTMTYLAFKALGLPKNRVIGMGGALDSSRFKYYLSQAIGCSSNEIHGTVVGGHGDTTMIPLTRLATYNGVPVSQFLDADTLKKVAADTMVGGATLTGLLGTSAWYAPGAAGAAMVEAIVRDEKRVFASSVFLEGEYGQSDICMGVPVIVGRNGWEKIIDYKLNDEEKAAFAKSADAVRAMNNVLSDMKLV, from the coding sequence ATGAAAATAACTGTAGTTGGTGCAGGTGCTGTTGGTGCAACCTGTGCAGACAACATCGCTCGTAAAGAGCTTGCCTCAGAAGTAGTATTGCTAGATATCAAAGAAGGTTTTGCCGAAGGTAAAGCTATGGATATGATGCAAACTGCCATGTTATTAGGTTTTGATACTAAAATTACCGGCTCAACTAATGACTATACCAAAACTGCAGGTTCTGATGTAGTTGTTATCACTTCAGGTTTACCACGTAAACCGGGTATGACTCGTGAAGAGCTAATCGGTATCAATGCAGGTATCGTAAAAGGCGTTGCAGAGAATATTTTAAAACATTCTCCTGATGCTATTTTTGTAATTATTTCTAATCCAATGGATACCATGACTTACCTTGCGTTTAAAGCGTTAGGTTTGCCTAAAAACCGCGTTATCGGTATGGGTGGTGCGTTGGATTCATCTCGCTTTAAGTACTATTTAAGTCAGGCTATTGGCTGTTCTTCAAATGAAATTCATGGAACAGTAGTTGGTGGTCACGGTGATACTACCATGATTCCTTTAACTCGTTTAGCAACTTATAACGGTGTTCCGGTTTCTCAGTTCTTAGACGCTGACACATTGAAAAAAGTAGCTGCTGATACCATGGTTGGCGGCGCTACATTAACAGGTTTGTTGGGTACTTCAGCTTGGTATGCTCCAGGTGCAGCAGGTGCGGCAATGGTTGAAGCTATTGTTCGTGACGAGAAACGTGTTTTCGCTTCTTCAGTTTTCTTAGAAGGTGAATACGGTCAATCTGATATTTGTATGGGTGTTCCTGTTATCGTTGGAAGAAACGGTTGGGAAAAAATCATCGACTACAAATTAAATGATGAAGAGAAAGCTGCTTTCGCAAAAAGTGCAGACGCTGTTCGTGCAATGAACAACGTATTAAGCGATATGAAATTAGTTTAA
- a CDS encoding aspartyl protease family protein, producing MFFNLTIFKPGPKEVTLPLDIFSLDGDGYHPKIEVVINGVKLKAILDTGASKTALDHDLLQSIAGEQVFHLDEKLSTGLGTNSMQCYRATVDLKLGELEILEYDTAVLDLSHINIAYEKLGLEKVIGVIGSDILVRYKALIDYEKKILILKS from the coding sequence ATGTTTTTCAATCTCACAATATTTAAGCCCGGTCCGAAGGAAGTAACATTGCCACTAGATATATTCAGTCTAGATGGAGATGGATATCATCCCAAAATTGAGGTAGTAATTAATGGAGTTAAGCTGAAAGCGATTCTTGATACCGGAGCTTCTAAGACAGCTTTGGATCATGACCTTTTACAATCCATTGCAGGAGAACAGGTGTTTCACCTCGACGAAAAACTTTCAACCGGATTAGGAACCAACTCGATGCAATGTTATAGAGCAACCGTTGATTTAAAGCTGGGCGAATTGGAAATATTGGAATATGACACTGCTGTATTAGACCTTTCACATATAAATATTGCTTATGAAAAGTTGGGATTAGAAAAAGTGATAGGAGTGATTGGAAGTGATATTTTGGTAAGGTATAAGGCCTTAATTGATTACGAAAAGAAAATATTGATTTTGAAGTCATAA
- a CDS encoding CHRD domain-containing protein has product MKNPDLLFVKSIGYFLLLGFLITSCQKDTQLLEKATTTAEKIKVYDDIPLCPNFEVPAHMDRQETGTACVHLFDDMTLYFELEVKNLLAGDQLTVAHIHDADPLNAGPIVVGLVDGSSIAFSGNKASGTIALTVDQYNRILDGNNLYVNIHSTQHPAGLLRNQLDHPLKFGADVDLSPDNQVPPVVSGASGHAVVRISIDKILFSHITVDNLDAGDALVIAHIHSGAPDENGPVIINLADNASQFGSDQSRSISDEQFDLLFNNPLYVNAHSTTFPSGVVRGHLKD; this is encoded by the coding sequence ATGAAGAATCCAGACTTATTATTTGTAAAAAGTATTGGATACTTTTTACTCCTCGGATTTTTAATTACATCGTGCCAGAAGGACACCCAATTATTAGAGAAAGCCACCACAACCGCTGAAAAAATTAAGGTTTACGATGACATCCCCCTTTGTCCTAATTTTGAAGTACCTGCTCACATGGACCGACAAGAAACAGGAACTGCTTGCGTTCATCTTTTTGATGATATGACACTTTATTTTGAACTTGAGGTAAAGAATTTATTAGCCGGAGATCAATTGACAGTCGCACACATTCATGATGCAGATCCGCTCAACGCGGGTCCGATTGTGGTTGGCTTGGTAGATGGATCATCTATAGCTTTTAGTGGCAACAAAGCTTCAGGAACCATTGCCTTGACAGTTGATCAGTATAATCGAATATTAGATGGAAATAACCTGTACGTTAACATTCACTCTACACAACATCCTGCGGGCTTATTAAGAAACCAATTAGATCATCCTTTAAAATTTGGAGCTGATGTAGATTTATCACCCGACAATCAGGTTCCCCCGGTTGTGAGTGGGGCTTCAGGACATGCAGTCGTTCGTATTTCAATAGACAAAATACTATTCTCACATATAACAGTGGATAATCTGGATGCTGGAGATGCACTGGTTATCGCTCATATTCACAGTGGTGCTCCTGATGAAAATGGACCAGTAATTATAAACCTTGCAGACAATGCTAGTCAATTTGGTTCAGACCAATCACGTTCCATTTCTGATGAACAATTTGATCTGTTATTCAATAATCCATTATATGTAAATGCACATAGTACAACATTCCCTTCTGGCGTTGTACGTGGACATTTAAAAGATTAA
- the gyrB gene encoding DNA topoisomerase (ATP-hydrolyzing) subunit B, which yields MSETAETKAANYSADNIQVLEGLEAVRKRPAMYIGDVGVKGLHHLVYEVVDNSIDEALAGFCNDIYVTIHKDNSISVKDNGRGIPTGMHTKEKKSALEVVMTVLHAGGKFDKDTYKVSGGLHGVGVSCVNALSTHLKAEVHREGKVWVQEYERGKPQYDVKTVGETNITGTIVTFTPDTEIFTLTTIYNYDTLAARLRELAYLNKGIRLTLTDERETNDDGSYVVNSYFSEGGLKEFITYLDGNREPLIPEPIYIDGNKSGIPVELALQYNSTYSENVHSYVNNINTIEGGTHVAGFRRGLTRTLKSYAEKSGLLKNLKVEITGDDFREGLTAVVSVKVAEPQFEGQTKTKLGNNEVIGAVDQAVGEILGVYLEEHPKEARLIVQKVVLAATARAAARKAREMVQRKSVMSGSGLPGKLSDCSNNDPEACELYLVEGDSAGGTAKQGRDRNFQAILPLKGKILNVEKAMEHKIYENEEIKNIFTAMGVSIGTPEDDKALNLEKLRYHKIIIMTDADVDGSHITTLILTFFFRYMKALVEQGYIYIATPPLYLVKKGKDFEYAWTEEQRLAAIERVKGNGKEDSVNIQRYKGLGEMNAEQLWETTMNPDTRTLRQVTIENAAECDHTFSVLMGDEVAPRRDFIEKHAKYAKIDA from the coding sequence ATGAGCGAAACAGCGGAGACAAAGGCTGCGAATTATTCAGCGGATAATATTCAGGTTCTTGAAGGATTAGAAGCAGTAAGAAAACGCCCGGCCATGTATATTGGCGATGTTGGCGTTAAGGGTTTACATCACTTGGTTTACGAGGTTGTAGATAACTCTATTGATGAAGCTTTAGCCGGATTCTGTAATGACATTTACGTTACTATTCACAAAGACAATTCAATTTCAGTTAAAGATAACGGACGGGGTATTCCAACAGGAATGCACACTAAAGAGAAAAAATCTGCTTTAGAGGTTGTAATGACTGTTCTTCACGCCGGAGGTAAATTTGACAAAGACACTTATAAAGTATCGGGTGGTTTGCACGGTGTGGGTGTTTCCTGCGTAAATGCATTATCAACCCACTTAAAAGCCGAGGTACACCGTGAAGGTAAGGTTTGGGTACAAGAGTACGAACGAGGGAAACCACAATATGATGTTAAAACAGTTGGTGAAACAAACATCACCGGAACTATTGTAACATTTACCCCTGACACAGAAATTTTCACCCTCACTACTATTTATAACTACGATACATTAGCAGCTCGCTTACGTGAATTAGCCTATTTGAACAAGGGTATTCGCTTAACGTTAACAGATGAGCGTGAAACTAATGATGATGGTTCATATGTAGTTAACTCTTATTTTTCTGAAGGAGGATTAAAAGAGTTCATTACATACCTTGATGGTAATCGTGAACCTTTAATTCCGGAACCAATCTATATCGACGGTAACAAAAGCGGTATTCCGGTTGAATTGGCCTTACAATACAATAGCACTTATTCAGAAAATGTGCATTCGTATGTAAATAATATCAATACTATTGAAGGAGGTACCCACGTTGCCGGATTCCGCAGAGGTTTAACACGTACGTTAAAGAGTTACGCCGAAAAAAGTGGTTTATTAAAGAACTTAAAAGTAGAAATTACCGGCGATGACTTCCGCGAGGGTTTAACGGCAGTAGTTTCTGTTAAAGTAGCTGAACCGCAGTTCGAAGGCCAAACTAAAACTAAACTTGGAAACAATGAAGTTATAGGTGCAGTAGACCAGGCGGTAGGTGAAATTTTAGGGGTTTACCTTGAAGAGCATCCTAAGGAAGCGCGTTTGATCGTTCAAAAGGTTGTTCTTGCGGCAACTGCACGAGCTGCAGCCCGTAAGGCACGTGAAATGGTGCAACGCAAGAGTGTTATGTCAGGTTCAGGATTACCTGGTAAATTATCTGACTGCTCTAACAATGATCCGGAAGCTTGTGAATTATACCTTGTGGAGGGTGACTCTGCGGGTGGAACAGCAAAGCAAGGTCGCGATCGGAACTTCCAGGCTATTCTTCCGTTGAAAGGTAAAATCTTGAACGTGGAGAAAGCAATGGAGCATAAGATCTACGAAAATGAGGAGATCAAGAATATTTTCACCGCTATGGGTGTTAGTATCGGCACGCCAGAAGATGATAAAGCATTGAATCTTGAAAAACTTCGTTACCACAAGATCATTATCATGACGGATGCCGACGTTGATGGTTCACACATCACCACGCTGATTCTTACCTTCTTCTTCCGCTATATGAAAGCCTTAGTAGAACAAGGTTATATCTATATTGCAACTCCTCCCCTTTACCTTGTTAAAAAAGGAAAAGACTTTGAATATGCATGGACGGAAGAGCAACGTTTAGCCGCTATTGAACGAGTGAAGGGTAATGGTAAAGAAGATAGCGTAAACATTCAGCGTTACAAAGGTTTGGGAGAGATGAACGCAGAACAGCTTTGGGAAACTACAATGAACCCTGATACACGTACACTTCGCCAGGTAACCATTGAAAATGCGGCAGAATGTGATCATACGTTTTCTGTGTTAATGGGCGATGAAGTAGCACCACGCCGTGATTTCATTGAGAAACATGCAAAATACGCTAAAATTGATGCATAA
- a CDS encoding QcrA and Rieske domain-containing protein — translation MRRNEFLAKLGIGAALVCTGNLLQACGKSDGNTNPDDGNQDPKPVNFTLNITIDLPTVGSSKTKQDIIVVRTASALVASSFVALEAVCPHEQGSIFYNVNKANLECSLHSSRYNLDGTVINGPVNSSGNTRTLKLYYISVEGNVITVTDKV, via the coding sequence ATGAGAAGAAATGAGTTTTTAGCCAAATTAGGTATTGGTGCTGCTCTTGTTTGTACGGGCAATTTATTGCAAGCTTGTGGAAAGAGCGATGGCAATACTAATCCGGATGACGGTAATCAAGATCCTAAACCGGTAAATTTTACACTAAATATCACTATTGATTTACCAACTGTTGGAAGCTCGAAAACTAAGCAGGATATAATAGTTGTACGGACAGCAAGTGCACTTGTGGCAAGTTCATTTGTTGCATTGGAAGCTGTTTGTCCACATGAACAAGGCTCAATTTTTTATAATGTTAATAAGGCCAATCTTGAGTGTAGCTTGCATAGCAGCCGTTATAATCTTGATGGAACAGTAATTAACGGACCAGTTAATAGTTCTGGCAACACCAGAACGTTAAAACTGTACTATATTTCTGTAGAAGGGAATGTCATTACAGTAACTGATAAAGTTTAA